One genomic window of Streptomyces sp. NBC_01276 includes the following:
- a CDS encoding inositol monophosphatase, with protein sequence MIDEFLARDLSAVEEAVRKAAAVEIIPRFRQLARHEVDQKSGPHDLVTIADRLAEEHLTASLTRLLPGSAVVGEEAVHADPGVYAALRADAPVWIVDPVDGTRQFVGGDPAFCTLVALAHRGEILASWTFAPVLDELATAVRGQGAYVNGERIHAGSPEPGAVLRVAMAHPLYTSEEDRRTLARLDVPGVAARPCGSAGLEYLKVARGEMDGLAFTWPSAWDHAAGLLLVAEAGGAQSTVDGVPFRVDRDNALPFAVGRDEATAVRIRELLRGA encoded by the coding sequence ATGATCGATGAATTTCTGGCCCGTGACCTGTCCGCCGTCGAAGAAGCCGTCCGCAAGGCGGCGGCGGTGGAGATCATACCGAGATTCCGGCAGCTCGCCCGGCACGAGGTCGACCAGAAGAGCGGCCCCCACGACCTGGTGACCATCGCCGACCGGCTGGCGGAGGAGCACCTGACCGCCTCGCTGACCCGGTTGCTGCCCGGCTCGGCCGTGGTAGGCGAGGAAGCCGTCCACGCCGACCCGGGCGTCTACGCCGCGCTCCGCGCCGACGCGCCCGTCTGGATCGTCGACCCCGTCGACGGCACCCGCCAGTTCGTGGGCGGCGACCCCGCCTTCTGCACCCTGGTCGCGCTGGCCCACCGCGGCGAGATACTCGCCTCCTGGACCTTCGCGCCGGTGCTGGACGAGCTCGCCACCGCCGTGCGCGGGCAGGGCGCGTACGTCAACGGCGAGCGGATCCACGCCGGTTCGCCGGAGCCCGGCGCCGTGCTCCGGGTCGCGATGGCGCATCCGCTGTACACCTCCGAGGAGGACAGGCGGACCCTGGCCCGGCTCGACGTGCCCGGCGTCGCCGCCCGGCCCTGCGGTTCGGCCGGCCTGGAGTACCTCAAGGTGGCCCGGGGCGAGATGGACGGCCTGGCGTTCACCTGGCCCTCGGCCTGGGACCACGCGGCCGGGCTGCTGCTGGTCGCCGAGGCGGGCGGCGCCCAGTCCACCGTCGACGGCGTCCCCTTCCGGGTGGACCGGGACAACGCCCTGCCCTTCGCGGTGGGGCGCGACGAGGCCACCGCCGTACGGATCCGCGAGTTGCTGCGGGGGGCGTAG
- a CDS encoding DMT family transporter: protein MVATNTTRAAEPPHTVSEPAGHPGRFGLSPQARGMAALLVTVAIWAAFALSARALSASTLLPADAALLRFGVPLLVLAPALWRRRRRIAAVRPGAAAKIICGAGVPFFLAAMHGGALTSAAFVGSIVPGMVPLFVAALMAARGRGLPRGTQIAGLALIALGVAALVWRYVVPVDADVLEGAGTLLVASGLWALYTVGLRDVDLDPVGSIGLLCLPSFAVIGLLVLTGVLPTGLAHAAGGDIALFLVVQGLGVGLCAGLLYAFAIRRLGAERSSVVGSLSPVAVVLLAIPLLGESPTTAVLIGVPLITAGVVLANRRSATARPQPRPEVPADA from the coding sequence TTGGTCGCGACGAACACCACCCGAGCGGCCGAGCCTCCCCACACGGTGAGCGAGCCGGCCGGACACCCCGGCCGGTTCGGGCTCTCCCCCCAGGCCCGGGGCATGGCGGCGCTGCTGGTCACGGTGGCCATCTGGGCCGCCTTCGCGCTCAGCGCCCGCGCCCTGAGCGCCTCCACGCTGCTCCCCGCCGACGCGGCACTGCTGCGCTTCGGGGTCCCGCTGCTCGTCCTGGCGCCCGCCCTGTGGCGTCGGCGCCGGCGGATCGCCGCCGTACGGCCGGGCGCGGCCGCCAAGATCATCTGCGGGGCCGGGGTGCCCTTCTTCCTGGCCGCCATGCACGGCGGCGCCCTCACCTCGGCGGCCTTCGTCGGCTCGATCGTCCCCGGGATGGTCCCGCTCTTCGTCGCCGCCCTGATGGCCGCCCGGGGCCGCGGCCTGCCCCGGGGGACGCAGATCGCCGGGCTCGCGCTGATCGCGCTGGGTGTGGCCGCCCTGGTCTGGCGCTACGTGGTCCCGGTCGACGCCGACGTCCTGGAGGGCGCCGGAACCCTGCTGGTGGCCAGCGGCCTGTGGGCCCTGTACACGGTGGGCCTGCGCGACGTGGACCTCGACCCCGTAGGCTCGATCGGCCTCCTGTGCCTGCCCTCCTTCGCGGTGATCGGCCTGCTGGTGCTGACCGGGGTGCTCCCGACCGGCCTCGCCCACGCGGCGGGCGGCGACATCGCCCTGTTCCTCGTGGTGCAGGGGCTCGGCGTCGGACTGTGCGCCGGCCTCCTCTACGCCTTCGCCATCCGCCGGCTCGGCGCGGAGCGCAGCTCCGTCGTCGGCAGCCTCAGCCCCGTGGCCGTCGTCCTCCTCGCCATCCCGCTGCTCGGCGAGTCCCCGACCACCGCCGTGCTGATCGGCGTCCCCCTGATCACCGCCGGCGTCGTGCTCGCCAACCGCCGTTCCGCCACCGCCCGCCCCCAACCCCGCCCCGAGGTCCCCGCAGATGCTTGA
- a CDS encoding Lrp/AsnC family transcriptional regulator, with protein sequence MDAVDLQIIRELQADGRLSNQDLADRVRLSPSPCLRRVRRLEEAGLIRGYTAMVDQVAFGLPITVFVRIRLERHTAEAVRLFEEHVAVIEHIQDCYLMAGSSDYLLRVVIEDLEAYESLVRHRIHAIPGIASIESSFAFGSVKQSRTYPRPTPGSSARRL encoded by the coding sequence ATGGACGCGGTCGATCTGCAGATCATCCGGGAGTTGCAGGCCGACGGCCGGCTGTCCAACCAGGACCTCGCCGACCGGGTGCGGCTCTCCCCCTCGCCCTGTCTGCGCCGCGTCCGCCGGCTGGAGGAGGCGGGCCTGATCCGCGGCTACACGGCGATGGTCGACCAGGTCGCCTTCGGGCTGCCGATCACCGTCTTCGTCCGTATCCGCCTGGAGCGGCACACGGCGGAGGCGGTCCGGCTCTTCGAGGAGCACGTCGCGGTCATCGAGCACATCCAGGACTGCTACCTGATGGCGGGCAGCAGCGACTACCTGCTGCGGGTGGTCATCGAGGACCTGGAGGCCTACGAATCCCTGGTGCGCCACCGGATCCACGCCATCCCGGGGATCGCCTCGATCGAGTCGAGTTTCGCGTTCGGCAGCGTGAAGCAGTCCCGCACCTACCCCCGCCCCACCCCGGGGAGCTCGGCGCGCCGCCTCTGA
- a CDS encoding phytoene desaturase family protein — translation MPSILDAVVVGAGPNGLTAAVELARRGCSVAVFEAADGIGGGARTEELTLPGFRHDPCSAVHPLGAGSPVFATMPLKRYGLEWLHAPLPMAHPFDDGTAAVLSRSVAETAASLGPRDAGAYRRLVQPYLGKWDTLARDFMSLPSTALPRDPLTLARFGLAGLPPSTWLLRRFRDDRARALFAGLVAHVIAPLSGIGTGAVGLVFALAAHAGGWPMARGGSQSVSDALAGYLADLGGTVHTGFEVKRLDDLPPARAYVFDTSPTALARIARLGRAYDGYRYGAAAFKLDYALDGPVPWTAEAPRRAGTVQIGPGSRDIDAALQLACGGRAPRSPFLITAQPSLVDPGRAPSGKHVFWAYGHVPAGWDGDLTEAVERQLERFAPGFRDLVLARATAGPPQLAARNPNYVGGDIACGAASGLQLLLRPKVTLFPYATAHPAVFLCSSATPPGPGVHGMSGHNAAKAVWRHLRKAS, via the coding sequence GTGCCGTCGATTCTCGACGCAGTCGTGGTGGGGGCGGGGCCCAACGGCCTGACGGCCGCGGTCGAACTGGCCCGCCGGGGCTGCTCCGTTGCCGTGTTCGAGGCGGCGGACGGCATCGGGGGCGGGGCCCGCACCGAGGAGCTCACCCTCCCCGGCTTCCGCCACGACCCCTGCTCGGCGGTGCACCCGCTGGGCGCCGGTTCCCCGGTCTTCGCGACGATGCCGCTGAAGCGCTACGGGCTGGAGTGGCTGCACGCCCCGCTGCCCATGGCGCACCCCTTCGACGACGGCACGGCCGCGGTGCTCTCCCGCTCCGTCGCCGAGACCGCGGCCTCCCTCGGGCCCCGCGACGCGGGCGCGTACCGCCGTCTCGTCCAGCCGTACCTCGGCAAATGGGACACCCTCGCACGGGACTTCATGTCCCTGCCGTCCACCGCCCTGCCCCGGGACCCGCTGACCCTGGCCCGCTTCGGCCTGGCCGGGCTGCCGCCCTCCACCTGGCTGCTGCGCCGCTTCCGCGACGACCGCGCGCGTGCCCTGTTCGCCGGGCTCGTGGCTCACGTCATCGCCCCGCTGAGCGGGATCGGGACCGGCGCGGTCGGCCTCGTCTTCGCGCTGGCCGCGCACGCGGGCGGCTGGCCGATGGCGCGCGGCGGCTCGCAGTCGGTCTCCGACGCGCTCGCCGGGTACCTGGCGGACCTCGGCGGCACCGTGCACACCGGCTTCGAGGTCAAGCGGCTCGACGACCTGCCGCCCGCCCGCGCGTACGTCTTCGACACCTCGCCGACCGCCCTGGCCCGGATCGCCCGCCTCGGCCGCGCGTACGACGGTTACCGGTACGGCGCCGCCGCGTTCAAGCTCGACTACGCGCTCGACGGCCCGGTGCCCTGGACCGCCGAGGCCCCCCGCCGGGCCGGCACCGTGCAGATCGGCCCCGGCAGCCGCGACATCGACGCCGCCCTCCAGCTGGCCTGCGGCGGCCGGGCCCCCCGCAGCCCCTTCCTCATCACCGCGCAGCCCAGCCTGGTCGACCCTGGCCGGGCCCCGAGCGGCAAGCACGTGTTCTGGGCCTACGGGCACGTGCCCGCGGGCTGGGACGGAGACCTCACCGAGGCCGTCGAGCGGCAGCTGGAGCGCTTCGCCCCGGGCTTCCGCGACCTGGTGCTGGCCCGCGCCACGGCCGGACCGCCGCAGCTCGCCGCCCGCAACCCCAACTACGTCGGCGGGGACATCGCCTGCGGCGCCGCCTCCGGCCTCCAGCTCCTGCTCCGGCCGAAGGTCACCCTGTTCCCGTACGCCACGGCCCACCCGGCCGTGTTCCTCTGCTCCTCGGCGACCCCGCCGGGCCCGGGCGTCCACGGGATGTCCGGCCACAACGCCGCCAAGGCCGTCTGGCGGCACCTGCGAAAGGCCTCGTGA
- a CDS encoding glutathione S-transferase family protein — protein sequence MSYVRPAKGYSRDSRYITTRITADGRDGFPVEPGRYRLVVSRACPWAQRAMIVRRLLGLEEALPMAVAGPTHDKRSWTFDLDPQGRDPVLGIERLQEAYFARDPDYDRGITVPAIVDVPSGEVVTNDYAQITVDMSLEWTAYHRDGAPDLYPAALRPEIDAVNEEVYTDVNDGVYRTGFAKSQEAYTAAYERLFARLDRLSERLERSRYLVGETITEADVRLFTTLVRFDAVYHGHFKCNRQKLSEMPVLWAYTRDLFQTPGFGDTVDFDHIKKHFYLVHSHINPSGIVPDGPDPSGWLEPHGRAALGGRPFGDGTPPAPPSPAEAVPHRRAPSHP from the coding sequence ATGAGCTACGTACGCCCCGCCAAGGGGTACTCCCGCGACAGCCGCTACATCACCACCCGGATCACCGCCGACGGCCGCGACGGCTTCCCGGTGGAGCCCGGTCGCTACCGTCTCGTGGTGAGCCGCGCCTGCCCCTGGGCACAGCGCGCGATGATCGTCCGACGGCTCCTCGGGCTGGAGGAGGCCCTGCCCATGGCCGTCGCCGGACCGACGCACGACAAGCGCAGCTGGACCTTCGACCTCGACCCGCAGGGCCGCGACCCGGTGCTGGGGATAGAGCGGCTCCAGGAGGCGTACTTCGCCCGCGACCCGGACTACGACCGGGGCATCACCGTGCCCGCGATCGTGGACGTGCCGAGCGGCGAGGTGGTCACCAACGACTACGCGCAGATCACCGTCGACATGTCGCTGGAGTGGACGGCGTACCACCGCGACGGGGCACCGGACCTGTACCCGGCCGCGCTCCGGCCCGAGATCGACGCGGTGAACGAGGAGGTCTACACGGACGTCAACGACGGGGTCTACCGCACCGGGTTCGCCAAGTCGCAGGAGGCGTACACGGCTGCGTACGAGCGGCTCTTCGCCCGTCTCGACCGGCTCTCCGAGCGGCTGGAGCGGTCGCGCTACCTCGTCGGCGAGACGATCACCGAAGCGGACGTACGGCTGTTCACCACGCTGGTGCGCTTCGACGCCGTCTACCACGGCCACTTCAAGTGCAACCGGCAGAAGCTCTCGGAGATGCCGGTGCTGTGGGCGTACACCCGGGACCTGTTCCAGACGCCCGGCTTCGGGGACACGGTCGACTTCGACCACATCAAGAAGCACTTCTACCTCGTCCACAGCCACATCAACCCGTCCGGGATCGTTCCCGACGGCCCCGACCCGTCGGGCTGGCTCGAACCGCACGGCCGGGCGGCGCTGGGCGGACGCCCCTTCGGGGACGGCACCCCGCCCGCGCCCCCCTCCCCCGCCGAGGCGGTCCCGCACCGGCGCGCCCCGTCGCACCCCTGA
- a CDS encoding alpha/beta hydrolase, translated as MNPLSPAVRRACAVGLALSAGLTTSPALAAAEAPAPAPARDGAPAGLGPYHQQRLGWGSCVTGPDDTTGRDLDKAGVQCADVTVPLDYADPRGRTITVAVSRLKATDTRHRIGAILLNNGGPGGGAVGSPPDVRKAMKDVGARYDIVGFDPRFVGRSTPLDCGWPVGMTWFSAGAGRAGFDRQVALQKGLADKCRAKDASVLPHISTRNTARDMDVIRGALGERKISYLGYSYGTYLGTVYTQMFPGRYDRVVLDGAITPADYRPRLLKGSEPENEKALSDWAAWAAERHAAYGLGRTRAEVLARIDRIAAASARAPLTLGSGADAFRIDDSQVPLLLFTGVSDDTDPARASFGETVSALAKAAEGRPATLSPQFATALRYALRGEGEPTGAQSAIICGDGAAPRDPEVYWRDIERSRAAHPLFGPMTNNIGPCAFWDRPREEPTQVRRDAPVLIVAATGDPRTTYKSSVALHDLLPSSRLLTLEGANRHALFGLYGNTCVDDQVNRYLATGKLPPKDRTCVKQAG; from the coding sequence GTGAACCCCCTCAGCCCGGCCGTGCGCCGTGCCTGCGCCGTCGGCCTCGCCCTCTCCGCCGGCCTCACCACGTCCCCCGCCCTGGCCGCCGCCGAGGCCCCCGCCCCTGCCCCTGCCAGAGATGGCGCCCCCGCCGGGCTCGGCCCGTACCACCAGCAGCGCCTCGGCTGGGGCAGCTGTGTCACGGGCCCCGACGACACCACCGGCCGGGACCTGGACAAGGCCGGGGTGCAGTGTGCGGACGTGACCGTCCCACTGGACTACGCCGACCCCCGGGGACGGACGATCACCGTCGCGGTGTCCCGGCTCAAGGCCACCGACACCCGCCACCGCATCGGCGCGATCCTGCTGAACAACGGGGGCCCGGGCGGAGGTGCCGTCGGGTCACCACCGGACGTGCGCAAGGCGATGAAGGACGTCGGTGCGCGCTACGACATCGTCGGGTTCGACCCGCGCTTCGTGGGCCGCAGCACCCCGCTGGACTGCGGCTGGCCCGTCGGCATGACCTGGTTCTCGGCCGGCGCCGGCCGGGCGGGGTTCGACCGCCAGGTCGCCCTCCAGAAGGGCCTGGCCGACAAGTGCCGCGCCAAGGACGCCTCGGTGCTCCCGCACATCAGCACCCGCAACACGGCCCGCGACATGGACGTCATCCGCGGCGCGCTCGGCGAGCGGAAGATCTCCTACCTGGGCTACTCGTACGGCACCTACCTGGGCACCGTCTACACCCAGATGTTCCCCGGCCGCTACGACCGGGTCGTGCTCGACGGGGCGATCACCCCCGCCGACTACCGCCCCCGGCTGCTGAAGGGCTCCGAACCCGAGAACGAGAAGGCCCTCTCCGACTGGGCCGCCTGGGCGGCCGAGCGCCACGCCGCCTACGGCCTCGGCCGCACCCGCGCGGAGGTGCTCGCCCGCATCGACCGAATCGCCGCGGCGTCCGCGCGGGCGCCGCTGACCCTCGGCAGCGGCGCCGATGCCTTCCGGATCGACGACAGCCAGGTGCCGCTCCTCCTGTTCACGGGCGTCTCGGACGACACCGACCCGGCGCGGGCGTCCTTCGGCGAGACGGTGTCCGCCCTGGCCAAGGCCGCGGAGGGCCGACCGGCCACGCTCTCGCCGCAGTTCGCCACGGCGCTGCGGTACGCGCTGCGCGGCGAGGGCGAGCCCACGGGCGCGCAGTCCGCGATCATCTGCGGGGACGGGGCCGCCCCGCGCGATCCCGAGGTCTACTGGCGGGACATCGAGCGCAGCCGCGCCGCGCACCCGCTGTTCGGACCGATGACCAACAACATCGGCCCGTGCGCCTTCTGGGACCGGCCGCGCGAGGAGCCCACCCAGGTGCGGCGCGACGCCCCGGTGCTGATCGTGGCCGCCACCGGCGATCCGCGCACCACGTACAAGAGCAGCGTCGCGTTGCACGACCTGCTGCCGAGCTCCCGGCTGCTCACCCTTGAGGGCGCCAATCGCCACGCCCTCTTCGGGCTCTACGGCAACACCTGCGTGGACGACCAGGTCAACAGGTACCTGGCCACGGGCAAGCTCCCGCCGAAGGACCGCACCTGCGTCAAGCAGGCCGGCTGA
- a CDS encoding toxin: MKLPGTGLPASEDRRLRRRLKKVRHTCEALLAEWGMEHGCGIDELLRHLSERRQRPIHLLATPFPERHLFGIWLKMDEFDVIVFEQAATPSHKEHIIAHELAHIAFDHSGSVQLDRNDPGDPSLLLPDVEPEAVRGMLMRSRYSDDEEQEAETMASLILARAAKRWTEPAWGVPDEAAEIVARIESGLGRPDQGPA; this comes from the coding sequence ATGAAGTTACCTGGCACCGGCCTACCGGCGTCGGAGGACAGGCGGCTCAGGCGCCGCCTCAAGAAGGTCCGTCACACGTGTGAGGCCCTGCTCGCGGAATGGGGCATGGAACACGGCTGTGGAATCGACGAACTCCTGCGCCACCTCAGTGAGCGCCGTCAACGTCCCATCCATTTGCTGGCGACGCCTTTCCCCGAACGGCACTTGTTCGGAATCTGGCTGAAAATGGATGAGTTCGACGTCATTGTGTTCGAGCAGGCGGCGACGCCTTCACACAAAGAACACATCATCGCGCACGAACTCGCCCACATCGCTTTCGACCACAGCGGCTCGGTGCAACTCGACCGGAACGATCCGGGCGATCCGAGCCTGCTCCTGCCCGACGTCGAGCCCGAAGCCGTGCGGGGCATGCTGATGCGCTCCCGCTACAGCGACGACGAGGAGCAGGAGGCCGAGACGATGGCCTCGCTGATCCTGGCCCGCGCCGCCAAGCGCTGGACGGAACCGGCCTGGGGCGTCCCGGACGAGGCCGCCGAGATCGTGGCCCGCATCGAGAGCGGACTCGGCCGACCCGACCAGGGGCCCGCGTGA
- a CDS encoding aromatic amino acid transaminase — protein sequence MLELLPPPPTDPLWDLTYEFGSDERAERLNLVLGVYRDPSGRTPVMAAVREAEIRLAERSESKEYRGLSGNAAFNRALLAMVLGPGAEADRAAAVQTVAGSGALRLLADLICRTRPGTTVWISDPAYVNHQPILEAAGLRVRTFGWCDDEGGFDSAGVLAELGEAGRDDVVLLQGCCHNPTGADPSGEDWAALAELAVRGGWVPFVDLAYHGLGDGLEADLWATRHLAARVPEMLIAVSCSKNFGLYSDRTGCAIVLGASGRSVRHAETALQNAARTLYSMPPEHGAAVVTTVLEDEGLRALWRAELDVMRGRIEANRSELTARLSADGHEVQARSLARQRGMFSMLPLTSQEMLRLRREHAIYGTTAGRINIAGIPADRIPCLARGIAEVLATR from the coding sequence ATGCTTGAGCTCCTCCCGCCGCCGCCCACCGACCCGCTGTGGGACCTGACGTACGAGTTCGGTTCCGACGAGCGCGCCGAGCGGCTCAACCTGGTCCTCGGCGTCTACCGGGACCCCTCCGGCCGCACCCCCGTCATGGCCGCCGTGCGGGAGGCCGAGATCCGCCTCGCGGAGCGTTCGGAGTCCAAGGAGTACCGGGGGCTGTCCGGAAACGCCGCCTTCAACCGGGCCCTGCTCGCCATGGTGCTGGGGCCGGGCGCGGAAGCCGACCGGGCCGCGGCCGTCCAGACCGTCGCCGGCTCCGGCGCGCTGCGTCTGCTGGCCGACCTGATCTGCCGGACCCGCCCGGGAACCACGGTGTGGATCAGCGACCCGGCGTACGTGAACCACCAGCCGATCCTGGAGGCCGCAGGGCTCCGGGTGCGCACCTTCGGCTGGTGCGACGACGAGGGCGGCTTCGACTCCGCGGGCGTCCTCGCGGAGCTGGGGGAGGCGGGACGCGACGACGTCGTCCTGCTCCAGGGCTGCTGCCACAACCCTACCGGAGCCGACCCCTCCGGGGAGGACTGGGCGGCGCTGGCCGAACTGGCGGTGCGGGGCGGCTGGGTTCCGTTCGTCGACCTCGCCTACCACGGGCTCGGCGACGGCCTGGAGGCCGACCTGTGGGCCACGCGCCACCTGGCCGCGCGGGTCCCGGAGATGCTCATCGCCGTCAGCTGCTCGAAGAATTTCGGCCTCTACAGCGACCGCACCGGCTGCGCCATCGTCCTCGGCGCGTCGGGCCGTTCGGTGCGGCACGCCGAGACGGCCCTGCAGAACGCCGCCCGCACCCTGTACTCGATGCCGCCCGAGCACGGGGCCGCCGTCGTCACGACCGTCCTGGAGGACGAGGGCCTGCGGGCGCTCTGGCGGGCCGAACTGGACGTCATGCGGGGCAGGATCGAAGCCAACCGGTCGGAACTGACCGCCCGCCTGAGCGCCGACGGCCACGAGGTCCAGGCCCGGTCGCTCGCCCGGCAGCGCGGCATGTTCTCGATGCTCCCGCTCACGTCGCAGGAGATGCTCCGGCTGCGCAGGGAACACGCGATCTACGGAACCACCGCCGGCCGGATCAACATCGCGGGCATTCCGGCCGACCGGATCCCTTGTCTCGCGCGCGGCATAGCGGAGGTTCTCGCGACGCGTTGA
- a CDS encoding O-acetyl-ADP-ribose deacetylase — protein sequence MVRIILVQGDITAEEADAVVNAANSSLLGGGGVDGAIHRRGGPEILAACEDLRRSHYGKGLPTGRAVATTAGRLPAEHVIHTVGPVWSRDEDRSELLASCYRESLRVADELGARTVAFPAISTGIYGWPMDDGARIAVETVRAAPTRVEEVRFVLFDAAAHAAFAAAVAAAS from the coding sequence ATGGTGCGCATCATCCTCGTCCAGGGAGACATCACCGCAGAGGAGGCGGACGCGGTCGTCAACGCCGCGAACTCCTCGCTGCTCGGCGGCGGGGGAGTGGACGGCGCCATCCACCGGCGCGGCGGCCCGGAGATCCTCGCCGCCTGCGAGGACCTGAGGCGCTCCCACTACGGCAAGGGCCTCCCGACCGGCCGCGCGGTCGCCACCACGGCGGGCCGCCTCCCGGCGGAGCACGTCATCCACACCGTCGGCCCGGTCTGGTCGCGGGACGAGGACCGCTCGGAGCTGCTGGCCTCCTGCTACCGGGAGTCGCTGCGGGTCGCCGACGAGCTGGGTGCGCGTACGGTCGCGTTCCCCGCGATCTCCACCGGGATCTACGGCTGGCCGATGGACGACGGGGCCCGGATCGCGGTGGAGACCGTACGGGCTGCCCCGACCCGGGTCGAGGAGGTCCGCTTCGTGCTCTTCGACGCGGCGGCCCACGCCGCCTTCGCGGCGGCGGTCGCGGCGGCGTCGTAG
- a CDS encoding serine/threonine-protein kinase translates to MGETAEGLLIAGRYRLAERIGGGGMGAVWRAFDQSLRVEVAVKQVTVSPHASAEQRQQALAYARKEARHAVALRHHPNIVAVHDVAEHDGMPWMVMDLVEGQSLARMLESGLLTTQLAHTVAAGVLAALKAAHRAGIVHRDVKPANIMIDRTGHVLLTDFGIAKHSMDTRLTAAGALVGTAEYIAPERFRDDERPAGDLFSLGASLYEAVEGVSPFRRGSVLSTMNAVASEEPAPPKNAGHLAALILRLLDKDPDARPTIPQAEAALEGVPVGRQAIAVPKGVPWGHWVRVLAMAVLLAGALFLPLLSEVWTDRETGTPAAVETLTGRMLFPWHLGVPRGDLRFWDRADWIFMSVYLLGTAAVVVVAAARPLLVHSGGLGTRAVVLALRVAAVLWCAALALSPTYWAALGASPPAPDEPEHPEHLFHVTPMIGVWLLWLVGLVAGYSLLHRTPTPSPRRPPASRRSLLRRPAPRVRPEGG, encoded by the coding sequence ATGGGCGAGACGGCGGAGGGCCTGTTGATCGCCGGCCGCTACCGGCTGGCGGAGAGGATCGGCGGCGGTGGCATGGGCGCCGTCTGGCGGGCTTTCGACCAGAGCCTGCGGGTGGAGGTCGCGGTCAAGCAGGTGACCGTGAGCCCGCACGCCTCCGCGGAGCAGCGGCAGCAGGCCCTGGCGTACGCGCGGAAGGAGGCCCGGCACGCCGTCGCCCTGCGCCACCATCCGAACATCGTCGCCGTGCACGACGTCGCCGAGCACGACGGCATGCCGTGGATGGTGATGGACCTGGTCGAGGGTCAGTCCCTCGCCCGGATGCTGGAGTCGGGCCTCCTCACCACCCAGCTGGCGCACACGGTCGCGGCCGGGGTGCTGGCGGCGCTGAAGGCCGCCCACCGGGCCGGAATCGTGCACCGGGACGTGAAGCCGGCCAACATCATGATCGACCGGACCGGCCACGTGCTCCTCACCGACTTCGGCATCGCGAAGCACAGCATGGACACCAGGCTCACCGCCGCCGGGGCGCTGGTGGGCACCGCGGAGTACATCGCGCCCGAGCGGTTCCGGGACGACGAACGCCCGGCCGGTGACCTGTTCTCGCTGGGAGCCAGCCTGTACGAGGCGGTCGAGGGCGTGTCACCGTTCCGGCGCGGCTCCGTGCTCTCCACGATGAACGCCGTCGCCTCCGAGGAACCCGCGCCGCCGAAGAACGCCGGGCACCTGGCCGCGCTGATCCTGCGGCTCCTGGACAAGGACCCCGACGCGCGGCCGACCATCCCGCAGGCCGAGGCGGCCCTCGAAGGGGTGCCCGTGGGCCGTCAGGCGATCGCGGTACCGAAAGGCGTCCCGTGGGGCCACTGGGTCCGGGTGCTCGCCATGGCGGTGCTCCTCGCGGGGGCGCTGTTCCTGCCCCTGCTGTCGGAGGTCTGGACGGACCGGGAGACGGGGACGCCGGCGGCGGTCGAGACGCTGACGGGCCGAATGCTGTTCCCGTGGCACCTCGGCGTCCCACGGGGGGACCTCCGGTTCTGGGACCGGGCCGACTGGATCTTCATGTCGGTCTACCTGCTGGGCACGGCCGCGGTCGTCGTCGTGGCCGCGGCGAGGCCGCTGCTCGTCCACTCCGGCGGTCTGGGGACGAGGGCCGTCGTCCTCGCGCTCCGCGTCGCGGCCGTCCTGTGGTGCGCGGCCCTCGCACTGTCCCCGACGTACTGGGCCGCCCTGGGGGCCTCGCCCCCGGCCCCGGACGAGCCCGAACACCCCGAGCACCTCTTCCACGTGACCCCCATGATCGGGGTGTGGCTGTTGTGGCTGGTGGGGCTGGTGGCGGGTTACTCCCTGCTGCACCGGACGCCGACGCCCAGCCCCCGTCGGCCCCCGGCGTCTCGCCGGAGCCTCCTCCGCCGCCCCGCTCCACGGGTTCGCCCGGAGGGTGGATGA